Within the Prochlorococcus sp. MIT 1300 genome, the region TCCGCTTACCTTTGCTATTGAACCGATTCGTGCCGCATATTGTGGTTCGATTGACCTGGGCCAGGCTTTAATTCATGCTCCCTATGGGGATGTAAATGGTTATGGTTGTCTTAGTGTTTTATTGGCTCTAACTTTTGGACTTTTCTTTTTGGTTAGTCCTTTGCTAAATCGTAAACTCACTTAATCCAGTGAAAGACTTACCTTCTTCTGATTGTTTACTTAGGTCTAGAAAGAAGAATATTCAACAACAAATTAGGATCGCTATAGATCAAGGACGCTTCCAGGAGGTTTATAAACTGCAGTCACGATGGGTTCATCGCTATGGCTATTCAGATCTTCCATTGAGTTTGAGTGGACCAAATCAGCATAAGGAAAATATAAGTTTGGAAAGTCTTCTTGTTATGGACCTTGAATCTAATGATTTAAGCTTTGCAGATAAAAAACAAGGAAGGCGATCGATTTGTGATGAACTTATTAATTCAGAAAAATCAGGCATTCAGCCTAAAGTAGGCTTTCAAGAAGATTTGCCTATTCGTAGAGTGAGATCATTCATTGGAAACTCTTCTGAAGAGTTTGTTGCACCTGTAAGTCAAATACCAGCAAAACAATTAAAGCAATCTGAAAATAATGTCTCTAGCTCCTTCCCGCCACCTCCACGAAAATCGACTCCTAGGAATTTAAGAAGGTGGCTTGCTGATAGTGAGGATGAGCGTCCAAAAGCATGCTAAACCTAACCAATTACCTTCATCCCTTGGTTTAGATTGTCAAATTAAAGTAAATTTCTTCCTTCTATTTGTAATTATGATGTAGAAAAATACCCCCGATAAATTTATTTATCGGGGGTATTTTTCTACATCATCCCTGGCATACCCATTCCACCCATTCCACCCATTCCACCCATTCCACCCATTCCACCCATTCCACCCATCATGCCACCCATAGGATCAGCACCACCTTCACCTGCAGGTGGTGCTGGAGGTTCTGGTTTGTCAGCTATCACTACTTCAGTTGTTATTAGGAGAGATGCAATAGAGACTGCGTCTTGGATTGCAAGCCTTAGGATTTTTGCTGCATCAACTATCCCTGCTTTTAGCAGGTCTTCGTAAGTTCCCTTCAGGGCATTGAAGCCTTTGCCAGAATTTTTGACTGAGGAAATAACCACATCACCATTCTCCCCAGCATTGATAGCAATTTGGCGAAGTGGGGCACTTAAAGCTCTTTGAACAATTTCAACTCCTGTGAGTTGGTCGCCTGTGAGTTGTTTCGCTAATTGATTGAGATCATCACTTAGCTGAAGCAATGTAGTTCCTCCGCCAGCAACTATGCCTTCTTCGACTGCAGCTCGAGTGGCATTTAAGGCATCTTCGATTCTAAGTTTTTTATTTTTTAGTTCAGTTTCAGTAGGTGCTCCAACCTTTATAACTGCTACTCCCCCAGCCAATTTGGCAATTCTTTCGTTGAGCTTATCTCTATCATATTCAGAATCAGTAGCCTCAAGTTCTCTTTTTATTGATGCCACCCTTGCAACTACTGCATCTTTGTGGTCATCATTAGCAACAATAGTTGTACTGTCTTTGGTGATAGTTATTCTCCTTGCTTTCCCGAGATCAGATAACTCTACTTTGTCTAAAGTCATGGCCCGATCTTCACTAATAAGGGTGCCACCAGTTAGAACAGCAATATCCGCCAATGCAGATTTTCTCCTTTCGCCAAAAGAGGGTGCACGTACTGCTGCAACTTGTAAAACACCTCTATTTTTATTAACCACTAAGGTCGCAAGGGCTTCTCCTTCCACTTCTTCAGAAAGGATTACCAAGGGAGAACTTTCTTTTTGAATAGTTTCTAGAATAGGAACAAGATCAGTTACTGCTGAAATTTTTCGATCCGTTATTAAAAGTAATGCATTTTCAAATTCACATATTTGGTTTTCTGCATCAGTCACAAAATAAGGAGAACTGAAACCTCTATCAAAAGCCATTCCTTCAGTTACTTCTAATTCAGTCGCTAGAGACTTAGATTCTTCTACAGTTATTACACCATCAACACTTACCTTTTCCATAGCTTCCGAGACTATTTTGCCGATTTCTTCATCACTTCCAGAGCTCACAGTTGCAACCTGGAGAATTTCATTTGGACCAACTTTTTGGCTTCGTTTCTGAAGCCCTTGCAGAGCCGTTGTAACGGCTTTTTCCATGCCTCTTCGTAATTCTATTGGACTTGCACCAGCAGTAGCATTTCTAAGTCCCTCATGAACCATTACTTGGGCTAGAACAGTCGCGGTAGTCGTGCCATCACCGGCTTTGTCTTTGGTCTTAGATGCGACTTGTTCTATAAGCTTTGCTCCTAAATTTTCAAAAGGATCTTCGAGTTCGATTTCTTTGGCAATAGTGACCCCATCATTAACAATGTCAGGAGCTCCAAATTTCTTTTCAAGAACAACATTTCGCCCTCGGGGGCCAATGGTCACTTTTACCGCATCAGCCAAGGCATTAACGCCTCGTTCAAGGGCGTTACGGGAATCATCTGAAAAGCTGAGGAGTTTTGCCATGGTCTTCTAATACCCGATGACAATTTCCCACAGCAAGTTGACTCAGTGGGAGGGGGAATGAGTGGGGAAAGCCGAATGCTTTGTGATTTTCGTGTGCCGGCAACGAATTTGCTAGTTATCGTTTGTGTATGAATGATTCAGGAACTCTATTTTTTGTTCTGATGGCTGGTCTTGCGGGAACGATGACATTGGTTTACTTCCCATTGCGCTTTTTTTTAACAGCTACAGCAAGAAGTCGAAGGTTGAGACTATTGCAACGTATTCGAAGACTTCGTGATGAATTGGGTCAGCCTTTAGACTCCTAAAACTTTTTAAATATTGTCTCTAAAGTTATTCTTTTAAATTGCATTAGTTGTGGCCTATTATCGGTGAATTTAGTGTTCTGAGTTTAGTTTTATAAAACCCCCTTTATATTCATTGATATGCTATCAATTACCCCATAACCATTCCTCCATCAACTTGTAGGACCTGTCCTGTTATATATGCAGCAGCAGGATCCGCTGCTAAGAATCGAACACTTCCAGCTATTTCTTCTGGTGAACCCAATCTTGCCAAGGGAATTGCTGTCAATATTGGTTCTACATTCAAACCCTTAGTCATATCTGTTTCAATGAATCCTGGTGCAACTGCATTGACCGTAATTCCCCTACTGGCAAACTCTTTTGCGGAGCTTTTTGTTAAACCAATGACACCTGCCTTTGCTGCAGCGTAATTAGCTTGTCCCGCATTTCCCATTAGTCCAACAACAGATGTGATATTTATAATTCTTCCTTTTTTCTGCTTAAGCATTGTTCTGGCAACAGCTTTTGTACATAGAAAAACTCCTTTTAAGTTGAGATTCATAACTGCTTCCCAGTCTTCGCTTTTCATTCTCATCAAAAGGCCATCACGGGTAATGCCTGCATTGTTTACAAGGATGTCTATCTGACCACTTTTTTCAAGGATGGTTTTGAAAAGATCATCAACCTCTATTTCGTCAGCAACGTTTGCCTTGACGCTGTAAGCAACCCCTCCAGAACTCTCTATTGCTTTAACTACTTCGTTGGCTTTTTCAGGGGAATTGGCGTAGTTAATCACCACTTCTGCTCCAGAATTAGCAAGCGCTAGTGCAATTGCCCGTCCTATGCCACGACTTGCTCCTGTTACTAGGGCAGTTTGACCTTGGAGTTGAGTTTGGAAAGTCATATTGGTGAAATGAGCTAAGGGGGATCGTAGTAATGCAAGAGCTGTCTTCAGCTAGACATTTGCTCTACTGTTTCTAGTGTTTGACCTAAAAGGTCACGTAGGCGAGTCAGTTGAGACTTGCTGCCTAAGACCACAAGTAATTGACCAGGCGAAATCTCTACATTGCTTCCTGGGTTGGTTATTAAGTTTGAACCATCTCGAATTGCTAAAACCATTGCTCCACTATCTCTTCCTAACTGCAGTTTGGAAAGACTTCTATGGGCAAGGTTCTTGAAAAGTTCTGGATTGCTGCTAAGTCGAAATTCTTCAATTTCGCAGTTTGATCCTGCTAGTAAATCCATAAAGTCAACTGCTAAGGGACGTAATGCCGTGGCTGCCATCGTTCGACCGGCGGCGACATAAGGACTAACTACAACGCTTGCCCCAGCAAGCTTCAGCTTGACTGCCGCTTCTTGACTCTCAGCTCTCGCAATGAGACGACATTCTGGACGTAACCCTTTTGCGCTAAGAATTACATACAAGTTGGCAGCATTATTAGGAAGGGTTGCCACCAAGCTCTTGCATTTCTCCAATCCAGCCATTAACAAAGTTTCATCTAATGTTGCATCAGCCTGTAAAACATTAAGGCCACATTCTTCGGCTGCAAGCTTTCTGGAAGGGTCAATCTCTACAACTAGTATTGGAACACCTTCTAAAAGAAGTTGCTCTGCAATCTCCTGACCTATTCGTCCATAACCGCAGACAATTACGTGATCACGCATGCGACGTATGACTCTTCTAAACCTTAGCTCTTTGAGCTGCCGAAAGTAGCCAGAGTCCGCCAGCCTTAGGATTCTCTGGATAGTTAATTGCACAACAATCAAACCACCAGTGATTATTAGTACTGTTACGACACGTCCCGCTGCACTTAGAGGCTCTAC harbors:
- the fabG gene encoding 3-oxoacyl-[acyl-carrier-protein] reductase, translating into MTFQTQLQGQTALVTGASRGIGRAIALALANSGAEVVINYANSPEKANEVVKAIESSGGVAYSVKANVADEIEVDDLFKTILEKSGQIDILVNNAGITRDGLLMRMKSEDWEAVMNLNLKGVFLCTKAVARTMLKQKKGRIINITSVVGLMGNAGQANYAAAKAGVIGLTKSSAKEFASRGITVNAVAPGFIETDMTKGLNVEPILTAIPLARLGSPEEIAGSVRFLAADPAAAYITGQVLQVDGGMVMG
- the groL gene encoding chaperonin GroEL (60 kDa chaperone family; promotes refolding of misfolded polypeptides especially under stressful conditions; forms two stacked rings of heptamers to form a barrel-shaped 14mer; ends can be capped by GroES; misfolded proteins enter the barrel where they are refolded when GroES binds) — its product is MAKLLSFSDDSRNALERGVNALADAVKVTIGPRGRNVVLEKKFGAPDIVNDGVTIAKEIELEDPFENLGAKLIEQVASKTKDKAGDGTTTATVLAQVMVHEGLRNATAGASPIELRRGMEKAVTTALQGLQKRSQKVGPNEILQVATVSSGSDEEIGKIVSEAMEKVSVDGVITVEESKSLATELEVTEGMAFDRGFSSPYFVTDAENQICEFENALLLITDRKISAVTDLVPILETIQKESSPLVILSEEVEGEALATLVVNKNRGVLQVAAVRAPSFGERRKSALADIAVLTGGTLISEDRAMTLDKVELSDLGKARRITITKDSTTIVANDDHKDAVVARVASIKRELEATDSEYDRDKLNERIAKLAGGVAVIKVGAPTETELKNKKLRIEDALNATRAAVEEGIVAGGGTTLLQLSDDLNQLAKQLTGDQLTGVEIVQRALSAPLRQIAINAGENGDVVISSVKNSGKGFNALKGTYEDLLKAGIVDAAKILRLAIQDAVSIASLLITTEVVIADKPEPPAPPAGEGGADPMGGMMGGMGGMGGMGGMGGMGGMGMPGMM
- a CDS encoding potassium channel family protein, which translates into the protein MKLRALTKPWLGPILALNLLVIGGTIGYRLTEGWDLGDCLWMVLITITTIGFGEVEPLSAAGRVVTVLIITGGLIVVQLTIQRILRLADSGYFRQLKELRFRRVIRRMRDHVIVCGYGRIGQEIAEQLLLEGVPILVVEIDPSRKLAAEECGLNVLQADATLDETLLMAGLEKCKSLVATLPNNAANLYVILSAKGLRPECRLIARAESQEAAVKLKLAGASVVVSPYVAAGRTMAATALRPLAVDFMDLLAGSNCEIEEFRLSSNPELFKNLAHRSLSKLQLGRDSGAMVLAIRDGSNLITNPGSNVEISPGQLLVVLGSKSQLTRLRDLLGQTLETVEQMSS